A window of Ascaphus truei isolate aAscTru1 chromosome 16, aAscTru1.hap1, whole genome shotgun sequence contains these coding sequences:
- the MOSPD1 gene encoding motile sperm domain-containing protein 1 isoform X1, with product MEHSVITGLPRCTRGHHGIRRRNLEDADDRRSSQGGNKGSVPMQQQKRQPELVEGNLPVFVFPTELIFYADDQSTHKQVLTLYNPYEFALKFKVLCTSPNRYAVVDAAGAVKPQCCVDIVIRHKDVRASHFGVIDKFRLQVSEQSQRKALGRKEVIATLLPSAKEQQHKDEEEKRMKEHLAESVFFEQAPCQPDIRSSSSGPSLLMVFVGMVCVAALMMPTLGEMESMVPLYLHLSVNQKLVAAYVLGLITMVILRT from the exons ATGGAACACAGTGTTATAACAG GACTGCCAAGATGCACTAGAGGTCATCACGGGATCAGAAGGAGAAATCTGGAAGACGCAGACGACAGAAGGAGCAGCCAAGGAGGAAATAAGGGTTCCGTGCCAATGCAGCAGCAAAAAAGGCAGCCAGAGTTAGTGGAAGGGAACCTTCCGGTGTTTGTTTTTCCAACGGAACTTATATTTTATGCCGACGATCAGTCGACGCACAAGCAGGTCTTGACTTTGTATAACCCGTACGAGTTCGCCCTCAAATTTAAAG TTCTGTGTACGTCCCCCAATAGATACGCTGTCGTAGACGCTGCGGGGGCAGTGAAACCTCAGTGTTGTGTTGATAT CGTTATTCGACACAAAGATGTCCGAGCCAGCCACTTTGGGGTCATTGACAAGTTCCGTCTACAAGTTTCCGAACAAAGCCAGAGGAAGGCTTTGGGGCGTAAAGAGGTAATAGCCACACTTCTTCCGTCCGCCAAGGAGCAACAGCACAAGGATGAGGAGGAGAAACGAATGAAGGAACATTTAGCAGAAAGTGTGTTTTTCGAACAGGCGCCTTGTCAGCCAG ATATCAGAAGTTCTTCCTCGGGACCTAGTCTGCTGATGGTTTTCGTTGGGATGGTCTGCGTTGCCGCACTGATGATGCCAACCCTAGGGGAAATGGAATCCATGGTGCCTCTCTACCTCCACTTAAGTGTAAATCAAAAACTAGTGGCGGCCTATGTTTTAG GTCTTATAACAATGGTCATTCTGCGAACATGA
- the MOSPD1 gene encoding motile sperm domain-containing protein 1 isoform X2: MQQQKRQPELVEGNLPVFVFPTELIFYADDQSTHKQVLTLYNPYEFALKFKVLCTSPNRYAVVDAAGAVKPQCCVDIVIRHKDVRASHFGVIDKFRLQVSEQSQRKALGRKEVIATLLPSAKEQQHKDEEEKRMKEHLAESVFFEQAPCQPDIRSSSSGPSLLMVFVGMVCVAALMMPTLGEMESMVPLYLHLSVNQKLVAAYVLGLITMVILRT, from the exons ATGCAGCAGCAAAAAAGGCAGCCAGAGTTAGTGGAAGGGAACCTTCCGGTGTTTGTTTTTCCAACGGAACTTATATTTTATGCCGACGATCAGTCGACGCACAAGCAGGTCTTGACTTTGTATAACCCGTACGAGTTCGCCCTCAAATTTAAAG TTCTGTGTACGTCCCCCAATAGATACGCTGTCGTAGACGCTGCGGGGGCAGTGAAACCTCAGTGTTGTGTTGATAT CGTTATTCGACACAAAGATGTCCGAGCCAGCCACTTTGGGGTCATTGACAAGTTCCGTCTACAAGTTTCCGAACAAAGCCAGAGGAAGGCTTTGGGGCGTAAAGAGGTAATAGCCACACTTCTTCCGTCCGCCAAGGAGCAACAGCACAAGGATGAGGAGGAGAAACGAATGAAGGAACATTTAGCAGAAAGTGTGTTTTTCGAACAGGCGCCTTGTCAGCCAG ATATCAGAAGTTCTTCCTCGGGACCTAGTCTGCTGATGGTTTTCGTTGGGATGGTCTGCGTTGCCGCACTGATGATGCCAACCCTAGGGGAAATGGAATCCATGGTGCCTCTCTACCTCCACTTAAGTGTAAATCAAAAACTAGTGGCGGCCTATGTTTTAG GTCTTATAACAATGGTCATTCTGCGAACATGA